Proteins encoded together in one Pseudanabaena sp. BC1403 window:
- a CDS encoding Mo-dependent nitrogenase C-terminal domain-containing protein, giving the protein MTTTRFFSTLTEQSKPSKSFAIDIFSPLRQWLNQIEFSDRQFAEKICHLIPASCPFERDVSAFGYTYHIPALCKINPVFEEVVNLRFRALTYLSELPC; this is encoded by the coding sequence ATGACTACCACTAGATTTTTCTCCACACTGACCGAGCAGAGTAAACCCAGTAAATCCTTCGCGATCGATATTTTCTCCCCTCTGCGCCAATGGCTAAATCAGATTGAATTTAGCGATCGCCAATTCGCCGAGAAAATCTGCCATCTCATCCCTGCCAGTTGTCCCTTTGAACGCGATGTTAGTGCTTTTGGCTATACCTACCATATCCCAGCCCTCTGCAAGATCAATCCTGTATTTGAGGAAGTAGTAAACCTCCGCTTCCGCGCCCTAACCTACCTCTCCGAACTCCCCTGCTAA
- a CDS encoding CCE_0567 family metalloprotein yields MVQVIDTAIAGLGIDELKTKIKRLNSKAGQMKMDLHDLAEGLPTDYEHLMDVAAKTYDIFHQIDGLKKQLIILEQNRSD; encoded by the coding sequence ATGGTGCAAGTGATAGATACAGCGATCGCTGGTCTTGGTATTGATGAACTCAAAACTAAGATCAAGCGGCTGAACAGCAAGGCAGGTCAAATGAAAATGGATCTGCACGATCTCGCGGAAGGGCTACCCACCGACTACGAACATCTGATGGACGTAGCAGCCAAAACCTATGACATCTTTCATCAAATTGATGGACTGAAGAAACAATTAATCATCCTCGAACAGAATAGGAGCGACTGA
- a CDS encoding iron-sulfur cluster assembly accessory protein: MSIILTEKAELRLRTFLRGTGDRTTNKGIRLGVKDGGCNGYQYTLDITNKQKPDDIVEQLGKVRVYIDSQSAPLLNGVVVDYVDGLLESGFKFENPNATGSCGCGQSFQAGDCTPAAVPCS; encoded by the coding sequence ATGTCAATTATTCTCACCGAAAAAGCTGAATTACGCTTACGCACTTTCCTAAGAGGCACAGGCGATCGCACTACCAACAAGGGCATCCGCCTTGGTGTAAAAGATGGTGGTTGCAACGGCTATCAATACACCCTAGACATCACCAACAAGCAAAAGCCTGACGACATTGTGGAACAGCTAGGCAAGGTGCGCGTTTACATCGACTCTCAAAGCGCTCCATTACTCAATGGTGTCGTTGTCGATTACGTTGACGGCTTGCTAGAGAGTGGCTTCAAGTTTGAGAACCCCAATGCGACGGGTTCCTGCGGCTGTGGTCAATCCTTCCAAGCTGGCGACTGTACCCCTGCGGCTGTACCTTGCAGCTAG
- the nifW gene encoding nitrogenase-stabilizing/protective protein NifW, with amino-acid sequence MVGTLSEFRKLTDAEQYFEFFDLAYDAQVVNINRLHILKKFSQSLEEIDNKLVEAAEEEKLGFYREALENSYATLQNSNAIEQKLFKVFHQKPQNIVMLSDIGTDEEDE; translated from the coding sequence ATGGTTGGTACACTTAGCGAATTTCGGAAATTGACCGATGCGGAACAGTATTTCGAGTTTTTCGATCTTGCCTACGATGCACAGGTTGTAAATATCAATCGCTTACACATTCTCAAAAAATTCTCGCAGTCTTTGGAAGAAATCGACAATAAACTTGTCGAAGCGGCTGAAGAAGAAAAGCTTGGTTTTTATCGAGAAGCTCTAGAAAATTCCTATGCTACTTTGCAAAACTCTAACGCGATCGAGCAGAAGCTGTTTAAAGTTTTTCATCAGAAGCCACAGAATATCGTCATGTTGAGCGACATAGGTACGGATGAGGAGGATGAATAA
- a CDS encoding NifX-associated nitrogen fixation protein yields MTATITLTSTTETAPVNGAEVIKQSPFLQALVQQIRVNDGYGTYRNWADELLLKPFILTKQQKRKISVDGEVDPITKGRVFAFYRAIALRIEQQSGHLCQVVVDLSHEGFGWALIFCGRLLVTTRTLRDAQRFGFDSLEKLGEEGEKLAQKGVEYATNFPEVAKA; encoded by the coding sequence ATGACCGCAACAATTACTCTAACTTCTACTACAGAAACTGCTCCTGTAAATGGTGCAGAAGTAATTAAACAAAGCCCATTTTTACAGGCACTAGTCCAGCAAATCCGCGTTAACGATGGTTATGGAACCTATCGCAACTGGGCAGATGAATTGCTACTCAAGCCCTTCATTCTCACCAAACAACAAAAGCGCAAAATTTCCGTTGACGGTGAAGTCGATCCGATTACCAAAGGTCGAGTTTTTGCCTTCTACCGTGCGATCGCCCTTCGCATTGAGCAGCAATCTGGGCATCTTTGCCAAGTAGTTGTCGATCTTAGTCATGAAGGCTTTGGTTGGGCGTTGATTTTCTGTGGTCGTCTGCTGGTAACAACTCGCACTTTGCGCGACGCTCAACGTTTTGGGTTTGACTCACTAGAGAAGCTAGGCGAAGAAGGTGAAAAACTTGCCCAAAAGGGTGTGGAATATGCCACCAACTTCCCTGAAGTTGCCAAAGCCTAA
- a CDS encoding bifunctional nitrogenase iron-molybdenum cofactor biosynthesis protein NifEN produces MKLTQGKINELLSETACEHNHHHHKDGQKKNKACLQQAQPGAAQGGCAFDGASIALVPITDVAHLVHAPIACGGNSWGARGSLSSGSTMYKMGFTTDLSENDIIFGGEKKLYKAILEVQQRYQPAAVFVYNTCVTALIGDDLEAVCQKATERTGIPIVPINSPGFAGTKNLGNRMGGEALLEYVIGTAEPEYTTPYDINLIGEYNIAGEMWSVLPLFEKLGIRVLSKITGDATYKEVCYAHRAKLNVLICSKALINVARKMEEHYGIPYTEESFYGIADMNQCLRNIAAKLGDRDLQDRVEKLIAEEAANLDRELAPYRDRLKGKKVVLYTGGVKSWSIISAAKDLGMEVVATSTKKSTEEDKAKIRALLSKDGIMMEKGNAQELLKTIAKTQADMLIAGGRNQYTALKARIPFLDINQERHHPYAGYVGMIEIARELEEALYSPIWAQVRQPAPWEDPLAFSKALLLDGDISQVKTDIVASKKSVTVNALKQSQPLGASLAFLGLKGAMPLMHGSQGCTAFAKVQLVRHFREAIPLATTAMTEVTTILGGEDNIEQAILTLVEKAKPEIIGLCTTGLTETRGDDMDGILRTFRQKHPELDQLAIAFASTPDFRGALQDGYAAVIESIVRSQAQEGIKDPQQITVLASSALAPGDIQEIKEIINSFGLSPIFIADLSSSMDGHLSESYSPVTTGGTTLEQIQSVGSSVFTLALGESMRTAATILQERFGTDYQVFDRLTGLGATDRILQQLYQLSGVDVPEKYRYQRQQLQDAILDTHFYFGRKRVSLALEPDLLYSVAWWLSEMGVELQAAVTTTRSPLLEKLPIAEVTIGDLEDFENLAAGSDLMATNSNGKRVAKKLGIPLYRLGFPILDRLGNGHRSIVGYRGTMELLFELGNIWLEAEESAHPNILVKQGES; encoded by the coding sequence ATGAAACTCACACAAGGAAAAATCAACGAACTCCTCTCTGAGACTGCCTGTGAGCATAATCATCATCATCACAAAGATGGGCAGAAAAAGAACAAGGCTTGCTTACAACAAGCCCAACCAGGAGCCGCACAAGGCGGATGTGCCTTTGATGGTGCATCGATCGCCCTCGTCCCAATTACCGATGTCGCCCATCTCGTCCATGCACCGATCGCCTGTGGTGGGAATTCTTGGGGTGCAAGAGGTAGCCTGTCGTCAGGTTCGACCATGTATAAAATGGGCTTTACCACCGACCTCAGCGAAAACGATATTATTTTCGGTGGTGAGAAAAAGCTCTACAAGGCAATTTTAGAAGTTCAGCAACGCTATCAACCTGCGGCGGTGTTTGTGTATAACACCTGTGTGACTGCCCTGATTGGTGACGATCTCGAAGCGGTCTGTCAAAAAGCAACCGAAAGAACAGGTATTCCCATTGTTCCCATTAATTCACCGGGGTTCGCTGGAACCAAGAATTTAGGAAATCGCATGGGCGGCGAAGCTTTATTAGAATATGTAATTGGCACTGCCGAACCAGAATATACCACTCCCTACGATATCAATCTGATTGGTGAATACAATATCGCAGGTGAAATGTGGAGTGTGCTGCCCTTATTTGAGAAATTGGGCATTCGCGTATTATCGAAAATTACAGGTGATGCCACCTATAAAGAAGTTTGTTATGCTCACCGTGCGAAACTGAATGTTCTCATCTGTTCCAAAGCATTAATCAATGTCGCTCGGAAGATGGAAGAGCACTATGGCATTCCCTACACCGAAGAGTCTTTTTACGGGATTGCCGACATGAATCAATGTCTACGCAATATTGCCGCAAAATTAGGCGATCGCGACTTACAGGATCGAGTCGAAAAGCTGATCGCCGAAGAAGCCGCCAACCTCGATCGCGAACTTGCACCCTATCGCGATCGCCTTAAGGGTAAAAAAGTTGTTCTCTATACAGGCGGGGTCAAAAGTTGGTCAATCATTTCCGCCGCGAAAGATTTGGGTATGGAAGTGGTTGCCACCAGTACTAAGAAGAGTACAGAAGAAGATAAGGCAAAGATTCGTGCCTTGCTGAGCAAAGATGGGATCATGATGGAGAAAGGGAACGCCCAAGAATTGCTCAAAACCATTGCGAAAACCCAAGCCGATATGTTAATTGCAGGTGGGCGTAACCAATACACTGCACTCAAAGCACGCATTCCTTTTCTCGATATCAACCAAGAGCGTCATCATCCCTATGCTGGCTATGTGGGCATGATCGAGATTGCTAGAGAATTAGAAGAAGCTCTATATAGTCCAATTTGGGCGCAAGTCCGTCAACCCGCACCTTGGGAAGATCCCCTTGCGTTCAGCAAGGCTTTATTACTGGATGGAGATATATCACAAGTTAAAACCGATATCGTTGCATCGAAAAAGTCAGTTACTGTCAATGCTCTCAAGCAAAGCCAGCCTCTCGGTGCATCCCTTGCTTTTCTAGGATTAAAGGGAGCAATGCCATTAATGCATGGTTCCCAAGGCTGTACTGCCTTTGCAAAGGTGCAACTCGTCCGCCATTTCCGCGAAGCAATTCCCCTTGCTACCACGGCGATGACGGAAGTTACCACAATTCTCGGTGGTGAGGACAATATTGAGCAGGCGATTTTAACCCTAGTGGAAAAGGCAAAGCCCGAAATTATTGGACTCTGCACCACAGGCTTAACGGAAACTCGCGGCGATGATATGGATGGTATTCTCCGAACCTTCCGTCAGAAACATCCTGAGCTTGATCAACTAGCGATCGCCTTTGCTTCGACTCCCGATTTCCGAGGTGCGTTACAGGATGGCTATGCAGCAGTAATTGAGAGCATTGTGCGATCGCAAGCCCAAGAAGGCATCAAAGATCCGCAACAGATAACAGTCTTAGCAAGTTCTGCCCTAGCCCCTGGGGATATCCAAGAGATTAAGGAGATCATTAATTCATTTGGACTATCACCAATTTTCATTGCCGATCTTTCGAGTTCGATGGATGGACATTTGAGCGAGAGTTATAGTCCCGTCACTACAGGCGGAACGACGCTAGAGCAAATTCAGAGTGTTGGTAGTTCTGTATTTACCCTCGCTTTGGGGGAAAGTATGCGAACTGCGGCGACAATTCTGCAAGAGCGCTTTGGTACTGATTATCAAGTATTCGATCGCCTCACGGGGCTAGGTGCAACCGATCGGATCTTGCAACAACTCTATCAATTGAGTGGAGTTGACGTACCTGAGAAATATCGCTATCAAAGACAACAACTCCAAGATGCGATTCTTGATACGCACTTCTATTTCGGTCGCAAGCGCGTTTCTCTCGCCCTAGAACCCGATCTGCTCTACAGCGTCGCTTGGTGGCTGTCAGAAATGGGCGTAGAACTGCAAGCTGCCGTTACCACGACGCGATCGCCTTTATTAGAGAAGTTACCGATCGCGGAAGTGACGATTGGCGATCTCGAAGATTTTGAAAATCTCGCCGCAGGTTCCGATCTGATGGCAACCAATTCTAACGGAAAGAGAGTTGCTAAGAAATTAGGAATTCCCCTTTACCGTTTAGGCTTCCCCATTCTAGATCGCTTAGGTAATGGACATCGCAGCATCGTCGGTTATCGCGGCACGATGGAACTACTTTTTGAGCTTGGCAATATTTGGCTAGAAGCCGAAGAATCCGCTCATCCCAATATTTTAGTGAAACAAGGAGAATCGTAA
- a CDS encoding HesA/MoeB/ThiF family protein has translation MISLTPTEIERYRRQMMLSNFGEEAQQKLKSSTVLVTGVGGLGGTAALYLAVAGIGKLILVRGGELRLDDMNRQVLMTDDWVGSPRVFKAQETLLSINPDVEIEAVNDYVTAENVDALVQSADIALDCAHNFTERDLLNAACVRWRCPMVEAAMNDMEAYLTTIVPHETGCLSCLFPEKPDWDRRGFGVLGAVSGTLACLTALEAIKFLTGFSSPLLSQLLTMDLGRLEFAKRRTHLDPDCPVCGHQRNKRSPVPTTKKVTSQRIPSFAKMLVQTSSHY, from the coding sequence ATGATCTCTCTAACACCTACAGAAATAGAACGTTATCGCCGCCAAATGATGCTGTCTAACTTTGGCGAAGAAGCGCAACAAAAACTCAAATCTTCCACAGTTTTAGTAACGGGTGTGGGCGGATTAGGTGGCACAGCCGCTCTCTATCTTGCTGTTGCAGGCATTGGCAAACTTATCCTCGTTCGTGGTGGAGAGCTGCGTCTCGATGACATGAATCGCCAAGTCCTGATGACCGATGACTGGGTTGGGAGTCCTCGCGTTTTCAAGGCGCAGGAAACCTTACTTAGCATCAATCCTGACGTGGAAATTGAAGCGGTGAATGACTATGTAACTGCCGAGAATGTGGATGCACTTGTCCAGTCAGCCGATATTGCCCTTGATTGTGCCCACAACTTCACTGAACGCGATCTGCTCAATGCTGCTTGTGTCCGTTGGCGATGTCCGATGGTAGAAGCTGCCATGAACGATATGGAAGCCTATCTCACCACCATCGTTCCCCATGAAACGGGATGCCTATCTTGTTTATTCCCCGAAAAGCCCGATTGGGATCGACGTGGGTTTGGGGTTCTTGGTGCGGTGTCAGGGACTTTAGCCTGTTTAACGGCTCTGGAGGCAATTAAATTCTTGACAGGATTTAGTTCGCCATTGTTATCACAGCTTTTGACGATGGATCTAGGACGATTAGAGTTTGCCAAACGTCGTACCCATCTTGATCCAGATTGTCCCGTATGCGGACATCAGAGAAACAAGCGATCGCCAGTTCCAACGACTAAGAAAGTCACTAGCCAGCGCATTCCTTCTTTCGCAAAAATGCTAGTTCAAACTTCTTCCCATTATTAG
- the cysE gene encoding serine O-acetyltransferase produces the protein MLQPISHLDTLDNQEIDRICATAYPSDFPAKSSAHSLWQFYQLQVSQQWQQVTQVLQVIKADFQAIADRDPAAHHWLEILCCYPGLHALVIHRFTHWLHHRQIPLLPRLIAYCARFITGIDIHPAASIGKGVFIDHGMGVVIGATAIVGDYVLLYQGVTLGGTGKETGKRHPTIGNHTIVGAGAKVLGNIQIGDYARIGAGSVVLRDVPTHTTVVGVPARICRTNQPASLGQANQEQLADPSADMLQALLLRIERLEQQLSDKIS, from the coding sequence ATGCTGCAACCCATCTCTCACCTAGACACTTTGGATAATCAAGAAATCGATCGCATATGCGCCACAGCATATCCATCGGATTTCCCAGCCAAATCATCTGCACATTCACTCTGGCAGTTTTATCAGTTGCAAGTTTCCCAGCAATGGCAACAGGTCACCCAAGTTCTACAGGTGATCAAGGCGGATTTCCAAGCGATCGCCGATCGCGATCCTGCTGCTCATCATTGGCTAGAGATTTTATGCTGCTATCCAGGGTTACATGCCTTAGTAATCCATCGCTTTACCCATTGGTTACACCATCGCCAAATTCCCTTACTCCCAAGGTTGATTGCCTACTGTGCGCGATTTATCACGGGCATTGACATTCATCCTGCTGCCAGCATTGGCAAAGGGGTATTTATCGACCACGGCATGGGTGTAGTGATTGGTGCAACTGCGATTGTTGGTGATTATGTACTGCTCTATCAAGGTGTCACCCTTGGCGGTACAGGCAAAGAAACTGGCAAGCGTCACCCAACCATCGGCAACCATACGATCGTCGGTGCAGGAGCTAAAGTCCTCGGCAACATTCAAATTGGTGATTATGCTCGCATTGGGGCAGGCTCAGTTGTGCTACGTGACGTCCCAACCCATACCACCGTTGTGGGTGTCCCTGCTCGTATTTGTCGTACTAATCAGCCAGCCTCGTTAGGTCAAGCAAATCAAGAACAGTTGGCCGATCCATCGGCTGACATGTTACAGGCTTTGCTCCTTCGCATCGAGCGACTCGAACAACAGCTTTCAGACAAAATTTCCTAG
- the nifX gene encoding nitrogen fixation protein NifX, with product MKVAFTTSDRIHINAHFGWAKEIDVYEVTTEGYQFVDTLSFKGELKEDGNEDKLVPKIEALAGCTIVYVSAIGGSAAARLIRKRVTPIKAKSEEEEIAEVLNKLVLTLQGNPPPWLRKALQPPVHDFDDLETG from the coding sequence ATGAAGGTTGCTTTTACCACAAGCGATCGCATTCACATTAATGCCCACTTTGGCTGGGCTAAAGAGATTGATGTCTATGAAGTCACGACTGAAGGATATCAATTTGTGGATACGCTCAGCTTCAAAGGTGAGTTAAAGGAAGATGGCAACGAAGACAAACTCGTTCCCAAAATTGAAGCATTAGCTGGTTGTACCATCGTCTATGTTTCGGCGATCGGTGGTAGCGCCGCCGCCCGTCTAATTCGCAAGCGGGTTACACCGATTAAAGCGAAGTCGGAAGAGGAAGAAATCGCGGAGGTACTAAATAAATTGGTACTAACCCTGCAAGGCAATCCTCCCCCTTGGTTGAGAAAAGCCCTGCAACCACCAGTCCATGATTTTGATGATCTAGAGACGGGTTGA
- the nifB gene encoding nitrogenase cofactor biosynthesis protein NifB has translation MTPPTQALIASPVENKIATTPAKSKKSESCGCSSSKGSQTSNKSAQKNALSESMQERIAKHPCYSEEAHHHYARMHVAVAPACNIQCNYCNRKYDCANESRPGVVSELLTPEEAAHKVMVIGGKIPQMTVLGIAGPGDPLANPEKTFRTFELIAAEAPDIKLCLSTNGLMLPEYVDRIKKLNIDHVTITINMVDPEIGTKIYPWIRYNRKRYTGVEASQILHQRQMESLDMLKEADILCKVNSVMIPGINDEHLVEVGRVIREKGAFLHNIMPLISAPEHGTHFGLTGQRGPNPKELKKLQDSCAEGNMKMMRHCRQCRADAVGLLGEDRSQEFTKDKFMEMTPTYNLEARQVVHAGIDLLKAELQEKKAKVTNIQKTVATPKILVAVTTKGSGIVNQHFGHAKEFQIYEVDATEVKFVGHRKIDQYCQSGYGEEATLEEIISSIADCKAVLTSKVGNCPQESLRKAGIEPVEAYDAIDTVAKEFYATFLQKEALLEQAPY, from the coding sequence ATGACACCCCCGACACAAGCTCTCATTGCCTCCCCCGTTGAGAATAAGATTGCAACAACTCCAGCAAAATCCAAAAAATCAGAAAGCTGTGGTTGTAGTAGCTCAAAAGGTTCCCAAACTTCTAACAAAAGCGCCCAAAAAAATGCCTTGAGTGAAAGTATGCAAGAGCGGATTGCGAAGCACCCTTGCTATAGCGAGGAAGCTCACCACCATTATGCTCGGATGCATGTTGCCGTAGCTCCCGCTTGTAACATTCAGTGTAACTACTGCAATCGCAAATATGACTGTGCCAACGAAAGCCGCCCAGGGGTAGTTAGCGAACTACTAACTCCCGAAGAAGCAGCTCACAAAGTAATGGTAATTGGCGGCAAAATCCCCCAAATGACCGTATTGGGAATTGCGGGGCCGGGTGACCCTTTAGCCAATCCTGAAAAGACTTTCCGTACTTTTGAGTTGATTGCGGCAGAAGCTCCAGATATTAAGCTTTGTCTCTCAACTAATGGATTGATGCTTCCCGAATATGTCGATCGCATCAAGAAGTTAAATATCGATCATGTGACCATCACGATTAACATGGTCGATCCTGAAATTGGAACCAAAATTTATCCTTGGATTCGTTATAACCGTAAGCGTTACACAGGTGTAGAAGCTTCTCAGATTCTGCACCAGCGCCAAATGGAAAGCTTGGATATGCTCAAAGAAGCAGACATTCTTTGCAAAGTTAATTCGGTAATGATTCCCGGAATTAACGATGAGCATCTCGTAGAAGTTGGTCGCGTGATTCGTGAGAAAGGAGCATTTCTCCATAATATTATGCCTCTCATCTCGGCTCCTGAACATGGCACACACTTCGGTTTGACTGGACAACGTGGTCCCAATCCTAAGGAATTGAAAAAGCTTCAGGATAGCTGCGCTGAAGGCAACATGAAGATGATGCGCCACTGCCGTCAATGTCGTGCCGATGCTGTCGGTTTACTAGGTGAAGATCGTTCCCAAGAGTTTACCAAAGATAAATTCATGGAAATGACTCCCACCTACAATTTAGAAGCTCGTCAAGTAGTTCACGCTGGCATCGATCTCTTAAAAGCAGAATTGCAAGAGAAGAAAGCCAAAGTCACCAACATTCAAAAGACAGTGGCGACTCCCAAAATCCTTGTAGCTGTGACTACCAAAGGCAGTGGTATCGTCAATCAACACTTTGGTCATGCTAAAGAGTTCCAAATCTATGAAGTTGATGCTACTGAAGTAAAATTCGTCGGACATCGCAAGATTGACCAATATTGCCAAAGCGGCTACGGCGAAGAAGCAACTCTCGAAGAAATCATCTCTTCTATTGCCGATTGCAAAGCCGTCCTAACTTCCAAAGTTGGTAATTGTCCTCAAGAAAGTCTTCGCAAAGCAGGCATCGAACCAGTCGAGGCCTACGATGCGATCGATACCGTAGCGAAGGAATTCTACGCTACGTTTCTCCAAAAAGAAGC